The following are from one region of the Actinomyces sp. oral taxon 897 genome:
- a CDS encoding ATP-binding cassette domain-containing protein — MNTHSSAVPGRAEPAPQSDAALPDPWTAPEAGSTAPAGAPGTDSATQSGARTNTQTDARVPTQADAQAGTQATDAQAGTRTDTQKDAQANTQTDDKRKSVAGQAAMRRLSAPVRTRLRIGQVLVVVSAVLAVAPYVALAQLGDVLLDAYHAGTAPDPDRVWHVVMVLVSAYSTRLLLYFVALLATHLADLSLRDRLRRDIVARLSHVPLSWFTASTSGRVRKAVQDDTTTVHTVIAHGPVEMLNAVVSPLALLAYAFWIDWRLALLALVTVVLYILTYSLTLRGMNEKTVEMDRRLAEVSSSMVEFVSGIFVVKAFGRVGRAHTAYLHAADGFSSFYRAWALPLISISCLSFTWVSVPVVLLVNLGGGALLLHAGVVTLPQVLVTTLIALVLPGAIITVASISWSYQMAGAAALRLCEILDVPVLSQAASPRVPESARVEIDHVSFSYGRTLALDDVTLTLEPGTVTALLGPSGSGKSTLATLIARFSDPDTGAVRIGGVDLREMEEQTLYDTVSFVLQDAQLLSASVRDNIALGRPGANLEEVRSAARVAQIDDVIMALPHGYDTVIGRETSLSGGQEQRVAIARAVLADNPVLLLDEATAMADPESEAEIQRALSALVRGRTVLVIAHRPGAVRGADRIVVMDRGRVVAAGRHEEIVDEPHYQALLRQGGLLSGPAGSAGQDDVGGARGRASQASQAPRTQAQARAGQAPRTQAQARAGQAPRTQARAGQARAGRAGQAPRTQAPAAQTAQDKEDLK; from the coding sequence ATGAACACCCATTCCTCGGCCGTGCCGGGCAGGGCGGAGCCAGCTCCCCAGTCCGACGCCGCCCTCCCTGACCCCTGGACGGCCCCGGAGGCCGGCAGCACCGCCCCGGCAGGCGCCCCCGGGACCGACAGCGCCACCCAGTCGGGCGCCCGGACGAACACTCAGACAGACGCCCGGGTACCCACCCAGGCGGACGCCCAGGCGGGCACCCAGGCGACGGACGCCCAGGCGGGCACCCGTACGGATACCCAGAAAGACGCCCAGGCGAACACCCAGACGGACGACAAGCGCAAGTCCGTCGCGGGCCAGGCGGCCATGAGGCGCCTGAGCGCCCCGGTACGCACCCGCCTGCGGATAGGCCAGGTCCTGGTGGTGGTCTCCGCGGTCCTGGCCGTCGCCCCCTACGTCGCCCTGGCCCAGCTCGGCGACGTCCTGCTCGACGCCTACCACGCCGGCACCGCGCCGGACCCCGACCGCGTCTGGCACGTCGTCATGGTGCTGGTCAGCGCCTACTCCACGCGACTCCTCCTCTACTTCGTGGCCCTGCTGGCCACCCACCTGGCTGACCTGAGCCTGCGGGACCGCCTGCGCCGGGACATTGTGGCGCGCCTGTCCCACGTCCCCCTGTCCTGGTTCACCGCCTCGACCTCGGGCAGGGTGCGCAAGGCGGTCCAGGACGACACCACCACCGTGCACACCGTCATCGCCCACGGGCCGGTGGAGATGCTCAACGCCGTCGTCTCCCCGCTGGCGCTGCTGGCCTACGCCTTCTGGATCGACTGGCGTCTGGCCCTGCTGGCCCTGGTCACGGTGGTCCTCTACATCCTGACCTACTCCCTGACCCTGCGGGGCATGAACGAGAAGACGGTGGAGATGGACCGCCGTCTGGCCGAGGTCTCCTCCTCCATGGTCGAGTTCGTCTCCGGCATCTTCGTGGTCAAGGCCTTCGGGCGGGTCGGTCGCGCCCACACCGCCTACCTGCACGCCGCCGACGGCTTCTCCTCCTTCTACCGCGCCTGGGCCCTGCCGCTGATCTCCATCAGCTGCCTGTCCTTCACCTGGGTGTCCGTCCCGGTGGTCCTGCTGGTCAACCTGGGCGGCGGCGCCCTGCTCCTGCACGCCGGGGTGGTCACCCTGCCCCAGGTCCTGGTCACCACCCTCATCGCCCTGGTCCTGCCCGGTGCCATTATCACCGTGGCCTCGATCTCCTGGTCCTACCAGATGGCCGGGGCCGCGGCCCTGCGCCTGTGCGAGATCCTCGACGTCCCCGTCCTGTCCCAGGCCGCCAGCCCCCGCGTACCCGAGTCGGCCCGCGTGGAGATCGACCACGTCAGCTTCTCCTACGGGCGGACCCTCGCCCTCGACGACGTCACCCTGACCCTGGAGCCCGGCACGGTCACTGCCCTCCTGGGCCCCTCCGGGTCCGGCAAGTCGACCCTGGCCACCCTCATCGCCCGCTTCTCCGACCCCGACACCGGGGCCGTGCGCATCGGCGGGGTGGACCTGCGGGAGATGGAGGAGCAGACCCTGTACGACACCGTCTCCTTCGTGCTCCAGGACGCCCAGCTCCTCAGCGCCTCGGTACGTGACAACATCGCCCTGGGGCGGCCGGGGGCGAACCTGGAGGAGGTGCGCTCCGCCGCCCGCGTCGCCCAGATCGACGACGTCATTATGGCCCTGCCCCACGGGTACGACACCGTCATCGGGCGGGAGACCTCGCTGTCGGGCGGGCAGGAGCAGCGCGTCGCCATCGCCCGGGCGGTCCTGGCCGATAACCCCGTCCTCCTGCTCGACGAGGCCACGGCCATGGCCGACCCCGAGTCCGAGGCCGAGATCCAGCGGGCCCTGTCGGCGCTGGTGCGGGGCCGTACGGTCCTGGTCATCGCCCACCGTCCCGGCGCCGTGCGCGGGGCGGACCGCATTGTCGTCATGGACCGCGGGCGCGTGGTGGCCGCCGGACGTCACGAGGAGATCGTCGACGAGCCCCACTACCAGGCACTGCTGCGTCAGGGCGGCCTGCTCAGCGGGCCCGCGGGGTCGGCCGGGCAGGACGACGTCGGGGGCGCCCGGGGTCGGGCGTCCCAGGCAAGTCAGGCCCCACGCACCCAGGCCCAGGCCCGGGCGGGTCAGGCCCCACGCACCCAGGCCCAGGCCCGGGCGGGTCAGGCCCCACGCACCCAGGCCCGTGCGGGTCAGGCACGTGCAGGCCGGGCGGGTCAGGCCCCGCGTACCCAGGCCCCGGCAGCCCAGACGGCCCAGGACAAGGAGGACCTCAAGTGA
- a CDS encoding TetR/AcrR family transcriptional regulator: MSTLGRPTGPKPSFSRQDVVDAALEEGVDAFSLTAVAKRLGVRTSALYRTVSSRDDLLRACLDRLGDQAAVPVAAAIRSAQGHHDWEPVLRAGAESMWEVLEAHPGLSQVLLTVPWAFQSFATAMNAFLEALEAEGLGHADAVLALDATGDTLVSAHLSLRAMRTAGPLEDWPRTRPGVRLPNELVPDRSLVWRGFLDAKLKLIVAGLRHLHDHD, encoded by the coding sequence ATGAGCACCCTCGGACGACCCACCGGCCCGAAGCCCAGCTTCTCGCGCCAGGACGTCGTCGACGCCGCCCTGGAGGAGGGCGTGGACGCCTTCAGCCTCACCGCCGTGGCCAAGCGCCTGGGCGTGCGCACCTCGGCCCTGTACCGGACCGTCTCCTCGCGCGACGACCTCCTACGCGCCTGCCTGGACCGCCTGGGGGACCAGGCGGCCGTGCCCGTAGCCGCCGCGATCCGCTCCGCGCAGGGGCACCACGACTGGGAGCCGGTGCTGCGCGCCGGGGCGGAGTCCATGTGGGAGGTGCTGGAGGCCCACCCCGGCCTGTCCCAGGTGCTGCTGACCGTGCCCTGGGCGTTCCAGTCCTTCGCCACCGCCATGAACGCCTTCCTGGAGGCCCTGGAGGCTGAGGGCCTGGGGCACGCCGACGCCGTCCTGGCCCTGGACGCCACCGGCGACACCCTGGTGTCCGCCCACCTGTCGCTGAGGGCCATGCGCACCGCCGGGCCGCTGGAGGACTGGCCGCGCACCCGCCCCGGCGTGCGCCTGCCCAACGAGCTGGTCCCCGACCGCTCCCTGGTGTGGAGGGGCTTCCTGGACGCCAAGCTCAAGCTCATTGTGGCGGGCCTGCGCCACCTGCACGACCACGACTAA
- a CDS encoding glycosyl hydrolase family 95 catalytic domain-containing protein encodes MNYWPAYSTNLAETAAPYERFVSSLVAPGRASAQALFGYPAGSSGWVTFNETTPWGYTGLYDWPTAAWFPEAAAWVADTYWQNYRYTGNVQHLRDTGYPVLKGAAQFWLNFLVADASGHLVVTPSYSPEHGQYSAGAAMSQQIVTRLLSTTLTAAELAGETDAAFTQQLRDTLERLDPGLRVGGRGQLQEWAQDWDYAPGWGGDEPTHRHTSQLYALFPGSEIRSADPLTASWATAARQTLTDRGDGGTGWSKAWKINFWANLGDGDHAHLMLSQILRESTYSNLWDKHPPFQIDGNFGATSGVAEMLLQSDEGVTSLLPALPSAWADGSVDGLRGHDGLTVGATWAGGTVSQIRLVADSDGTRLLRSAALDGLSTVVDTTTHTAVTPTWDASRRAWGLEMQAGHVYVVVPTASVTASLSAATADPGTPVTLRVRTTGDLPAGSRLEVTAPQGWVVDPAVTELSGAGEVEVRVTPDGAAYGPGTVTATVTSGTARMTATATLTVTDPAVIPQERMRVVSVDSEETAQEDGRAANLLDGDPTTYWHSDWSTTNTDPPHQVTIDLGATERLESVTWTPRHNTDNGLIKDYEIWTSADEACGDGTFTRAAQGTWEHDRQARTVTLGGVDARCVRVVSTGRAWYGNWATGAEFTARRVVGPTPGPTPEPTPGPTAGPSPEPEPTPSPTAAPTPAPEPTPAPTPGPTSSPAPQPTTAPTPPPAQGVPAFVTAVAASGRGTVLRGDWDGDGTVTYAARVGTRVVFYNENTVLASPAATLSLGRASDTVYVGDWDGDGRDTLALVRGGRVLLQTRLTSAVTTEGSQDDLARARPQG; translated from the coding sequence ATGAACTACTGGCCCGCCTACTCCACCAACCTGGCCGAGACCGCCGCGCCCTACGAGCGCTTCGTCTCCAGCCTCGTGGCACCCGGCAGGGCCAGTGCCCAGGCCCTGTTCGGCTACCCGGCGGGCTCCTCGGGCTGGGTGACCTTCAACGAGACCACCCCCTGGGGGTACACCGGCCTGTACGACTGGCCCACCGCCGCCTGGTTCCCCGAGGCCGCCGCCTGGGTGGCGGACACCTACTGGCAGAACTACCGCTACACCGGCAACGTGCAGCACCTGCGTGACACCGGCTACCCGGTCCTCAAGGGCGCCGCCCAGTTCTGGCTCAACTTCCTCGTCGCCGACGCCTCCGGGCACCTGGTGGTCACCCCCTCCTACTCCCCGGAGCACGGGCAGTACTCGGCGGGCGCGGCCATGAGCCAGCAGATCGTGACCCGCCTGCTGTCCACCACCCTGACGGCGGCCGAGCTGGCCGGGGAGACCGACGCCGCCTTCACCCAGCAGCTCAGGGACACCCTGGAGCGGCTCGACCCGGGCCTGAGGGTCGGGGGCCGCGGCCAGCTCCAGGAGTGGGCCCAGGACTGGGACTACGCGCCGGGCTGGGGCGGGGACGAGCCCACCCACCGGCACACCTCCCAGCTCTACGCGCTCTTCCCCGGCAGCGAGATCCGCTCCGCCGACCCGCTCACCGCCTCCTGGGCGACGGCGGCCCGCCAGACCCTGACCGACCGCGGTGACGGGGGCACCGGCTGGTCCAAGGCCTGGAAGATCAACTTCTGGGCCAACCTGGGCGACGGCGACCACGCTCATCTCATGCTCAGCCAGATCCTGAGGGAGTCCACCTACTCCAACCTGTGGGACAAGCACCCGCCCTTCCAGATCGACGGCAACTTCGGTGCCACCAGCGGCGTGGCCGAGATGCTCCTCCAGTCCGACGAGGGCGTCACCAGCCTCCTGCCCGCCCTGCCCTCGGCCTGGGCCGACGGCAGCGTGGACGGCCTGCGCGGCCACGACGGCCTGACCGTGGGCGCCACCTGGGCCGGTGGGACGGTCAGCCAGATCCGCCTGGTGGCTGACAGCGACGGCACCCGGCTGCTGCGCTCGGCGGCCCTGGACGGTCTGTCCACCGTGGTGGACACCACCACCCACACGGCCGTGACCCCCACCTGGGACGCCTCCCGCCGGGCCTGGGGCCTGGAGATGCAGGCCGGGCACGTCTACGTCGTCGTGCCCACCGCCTCGGTGACCGCCTCCCTGTCCGCTGCCACCGCCGACCCGGGCACGCCCGTGACCCTGAGGGTGCGCACCACCGGCGACCTGCCCGCGGGCTCCCGCCTGGAGGTCACCGCCCCGCAGGGGTGGGTCGTGGACCCGGCCGTCACCGAGCTCAGCGGCGCGGGTGAGGTCGAGGTGAGGGTCACGCCCGACGGCGCGGCCTACGGCCCCGGCACCGTGACCGCCACGGTCACCTCCGGTACCGCCCGTATGACGGCCACCGCCACGCTCACCGTGACCGACCCCGCCGTCATCCCCCAGGAGCGCATGCGCGTGGTCTCCGTCGACTCCGAGGAGACGGCCCAGGAGGACGGGCGCGCGGCCAACCTCCTGGACGGTGACCCGACCACCTACTGGCACTCGGACTGGTCCACCACCAACACCGACCCCCCGCACCAGGTGACCATTGACCTGGGTGCCACCGAGCGCCTGGAGTCGGTGACCTGGACCCCGCGTCACAACACCGACAACGGCCTGATCAAGGACTACGAGATCTGGACCTCCGCCGACGAGGCCTGTGGGGACGGCACCTTCACCCGGGCGGCCCAGGGGACCTGGGAGCACGACCGTCAGGCGCGGACCGTCACCCTGGGCGGGGTGGACGCCCGCTGCGTGCGGGTCGTCTCCACGGGCCGGGCCTGGTACGGGAACTGGGCCACCGGCGCCGAGTTCACGGCCCGCCGGGTGGTGGGGCCCACGCCCGGGCCTACTCCGGAGCCTACGCCCGGGCCTACCGCTGGGCCCAGCCCGGAGCCGGAGCCGACGCCCAGCCCGACTGCCGCCCCTACACCGGCTCCTGAGCCGACACCTGCCCCTACACCGGGGCCCACGTCCAGCCCGGCACCGCAGCCCACCACCGCACCCACCCCGCCACCTGCCCAGGGCGTACCCGCCTTTGTGACCGCCGTGGCGGCCAGCGGCAGGGGCACGGTCCTGCGAGGTGACTGGGACGGGGACGGCACCGTGACCTACGCCGCGCGCGTGGGCACACGGGTGGTCTTCTACAACGAGAACACGGTCCTGGCCTCCCCGGCCGCGACGCTCTCCCTGGGGCGGGCCTCGGACACGGTCTATGTCGGTGACTGGGACGGGGACGGGCGGGACACCCTCGCCCTGGTGCGTGGTGGTCGGGTCCTCCTCCAGACCCGCCTGACCAGCGCCGTCACCACCGAGGGCAGCCAGGACGACCTGGCCAGGGCACGCCCGCAGGGCTAA
- a CDS encoding choice-of-anchor M domain-containing protein has product MTRFHVLPHPLSVLVVTGLALAGLVLPPSPVAAAPADPASPVASGPAQDGSTASPAGAPDGTGRAALSIPGPAQDLPPAVAEGQQGYLRTLQPGDAEAVPGWQARSVAGESVTVRYTHQGEDGSKDGKIYAWSDLDRDGQGGVAPGSAPHDATQPEPDSATQDASTQPAPDGADQATQDAATQATQDGAAQDAATQATQDGAAQATQPTSDEPGQDEGAGQEVTGRGRTPGSVLEDGRGYLVNPNGSAVVRPTGSATTWAFTKPGTYTLHVTPKGQGDKGQGDEAASQEAVDYTVTVGDAVGQGGGAQPGSGAGPEAQPGPVGQPAPAEQPGPATEKPETSPGVQPASPLDGRKSPSDGRKPASNGQETTSSAQTPTDGASASDARPTNPASPQGSQQSTSSNGAGGSAPGGTGNGTASRPGTAVTPGPGRSSGTAPGSGRSATTPPETCLATTVTREATAEEAKRLGISPKTTAPAPAPVANTAVTTLTFKVGDGAPAAGGVDKGGFDLGPVVENGTVLARVRNDDDKWVDPSSMTFALGGAARTKAPGDVSSVAAEGSTVWAISSRGGAGSLSLGLSARHKNLVSGTTGGVEFTLLSVSGPDKGKVGVYSPGFLGGAVARDKDGKPVLFFDKESSGYTLPHGARGLQNWMFTEPGTYKLTIAMKVTPVSGELTGSVGGATSASPAPTGPGGATSPATPGPAAPTSPAPGGSGGSSPAPSGPAAPTSPAAPGSTAPGGASTASPGGVRSVASGGSPAGVNAVGAATGPDSSSGSSGSPTSPGSSGSPGASNPNSARPTGAPASPTPTSSSTPRSSGSTATLVPTGETGPNGLPMVKEIVGRTPSGKPCTPGSLARTGASPLVPLTLAGVLALVGTAAVVTRRRALARYVSARR; this is encoded by the coding sequence ATGACCCGTTTCCACGTGCTGCCGCACCCCTTGTCCGTGCTGGTCGTCACCGGCCTGGCACTGGCGGGCCTGGTGCTCCCCCCGAGCCCGGTCGCCGCCGCTCCCGCTGACCCCGCCTCCCCGGTCGCCTCCGGCCCCGCCCAGGACGGCTCCACCGCGTCCCCCGCCGGCGCGCCCGACGGCACGGGGCGTGCGGCCCTGAGCATCCCCGGGCCCGCCCAGGATCTCCCCCCGGCGGTCGCCGAGGGCCAGCAGGGCTACCTCCGCACCCTTCAGCCCGGCGACGCCGAGGCGGTGCCGGGCTGGCAGGCCCGGTCTGTCGCCGGCGAGTCCGTGACCGTCAGGTACACCCACCAGGGCGAGGACGGCTCCAAGGACGGGAAGATCTACGCCTGGTCCGACCTGGACAGGGACGGCCAGGGCGGCGTCGCCCCCGGTAGCGCCCCGCACGACGCCACCCAGCCTGAGCCGGATAGCGCTACCCAGGACGCCTCTACCCAGCCCGCCCCGGACGGCGCGGACCAGGCAACACAGGACGCCGCTACTCAGGCCACTCAGGATGGCGCCGCCCAGGACGCTGCTACTCAGGCCACTCAGGACGGCGCCGCCCAGGCCACCCAGCCCACCTCAGACGAGCCCGGTCAGGACGAGGGGGCCGGGCAGGAGGTCACCGGTCGGGGCAGGACGCCGGGCTCCGTCCTGGAGGACGGGAGAGGCTACCTGGTCAACCCCAATGGCTCCGCCGTCGTACGCCCCACCGGGAGCGCCACCACCTGGGCCTTTACCAAACCCGGCACCTACACCCTGCACGTGACGCCCAAGGGGCAGGGCGACAAGGGGCAGGGCGACGAGGCCGCCTCCCAGGAGGCCGTGGACTACACCGTCACGGTCGGTGACGCCGTCGGCCAGGGCGGGGGCGCCCAGCCCGGGTCGGGGGCGGGCCCCGAGGCCCAGCCCGGCCCGGTCGGACAGCCTGCCCCGGCCGAGCAGCCCGGCCCGGCCACCGAGAAGCCGGAGACGTCCCCCGGGGTCCAGCCCGCCTCGCCCCTGGACGGGCGGAAGTCGCCCTCGGACGGGCGGAAGCCAGCCTCGAACGGGCAGGAGACCACCTCTAGCGCGCAGACGCCCACGGACGGGGCCAGCGCCTCGGATGCCCGGCCGACCAACCCCGCCTCGCCTCAGGGCAGCCAGCAGTCCACGTCATCCAATGGCGCCGGGGGCTCCGCCCCGGGTGGTACCGGTAACGGCACCGCCTCCAGGCCCGGTACCGCCGTCACGCCCGGCCCGGGGCGCAGCTCGGGGACGGCACCCGGTAGCGGGCGCTCGGCGACCACCCCGCCGGAGACCTGCCTGGCCACGACCGTTACCCGTGAGGCCACCGCCGAGGAGGCCAAGCGCCTGGGCATCTCGCCCAAGACGACGGCACCCGCCCCGGCCCCGGTGGCCAACACGGCCGTGACCACCCTGACCTTCAAGGTGGGCGACGGCGCCCCCGCGGCCGGGGGCGTTGATAAGGGCGGCTTCGACCTGGGCCCCGTGGTGGAGAACGGCACCGTCCTGGCCCGGGTCAGGAACGACGACGACAAGTGGGTGGATCCCAGCAGCATGACCTTCGCCCTAGGGGGCGCGGCCAGGACCAAGGCGCCGGGAGACGTGTCCTCCGTGGCCGCCGAGGGCTCCACGGTCTGGGCCATCTCCTCCAGGGGCGGTGCGGGCTCGCTGTCGCTCGGATTGAGCGCCAGGCACAAGAACCTCGTCAGCGGGACCACCGGCGGGGTCGAGTTCACCCTGCTGTCCGTCTCCGGGCCCGACAAGGGCAAGGTCGGGGTCTACAGCCCCGGCTTCCTGGGCGGCGCCGTCGCCCGCGACAAGGACGGCAAGCCCGTCCTGTTCTTTGACAAGGAGAGCTCCGGCTACACACTGCCCCACGGGGCCCGGGGACTGCAGAACTGGATGTTCACCGAGCCCGGCACCTACAAGCTGACCATCGCCATGAAGGTCACCCCCGTCAGCGGGGAGCTCACGGGCTCCGTGGGAGGTGCCACCAGCGCCAGCCCCGCACCCACCGGCCCCGGGGGCGCCACCAGCCCGGCGACCCCGGGCCCCGCGGCACCCACCAGCCCCGCGCCCGGCGGGTCCGGCGGCTCGAGCCCTGCGCCCAGCGGCCCGGCCGCGCCCACCAGCCCGGCAGCACCCGGCAGCACCGCCCCCGGTGGCGCCAGCACCGCCTCCCCGGGTGGTGTCAGGAGCGTCGCGAGTGGTGGCAGCCCGGCGGGCGTGAACGCCGTGGGCGCCGCCACCGGTCCCGACTCGTCCTCCGGATCCTCGGGCAGTCCCACCAGCCCCGGCTCCTCGGGCTCACCGGGGGCCTCGAACCCGAACTCCGCCAGGCCCACCGGGGCGCCCGCCAGCCCCACGCCTACCTCCTCCTCGACGCCCAGGAGCTCCGGCTCGACGGCCACGCTCGTGCCCACCGGGGAGACAGGGCCCAACGGCCTGCCCATGGTCAAGGAGATCGTGGGCCGCACCCCGTCGGGCAAACCCTGCACCCCCGGATCCCTGGCCCGCACAGGCGCCTCGCCGCTGGTCCCCCTGACCCTGGCCGGGGTCCTGGCGCTGGTGGGGACGGCGGCCGTCGTGACACGACGTCGGGCTCTGGCCCGGTACGTCAGTGCCCGGCGGTAA
- a CDS encoding anchored repeat-type ABC transporter permease subunit yields the protein MLTPIDFLTDLFNPTLAFLPRALLMAVLSAVVCGVVGTHVVLRGMAFIGDAVAHSVFPGLAVAFLLSGSLVLGGAVAGVTTAVLVALLSQNRRLKEDSVIGVLFVGAFALGVVVISRAPGYAGSLQDFLFGSITGVPASDVPVALAGGAVVLAMVAAPHPQIVAVSLDRETARAAGLPVLLLDVLLSVAVSLAVVISVQTIGNVLVLALLVTPATTARLLTDRLGTMMWLGPLVGALASVVGLYLSWSIDLPTGGTIVLVLTAGFVAAWLVAPRHGLLARRRVGR from the coding sequence GTGCTCACCCCGATCGACTTCCTGACCGACCTGTTCAACCCCACCCTCGCCTTCCTCCCGCGGGCCCTGCTCATGGCGGTCCTGTCCGCCGTGGTCTGCGGGGTGGTGGGCACCCACGTGGTCCTGCGCGGCATGGCCTTCATAGGTGACGCCGTGGCCCACTCGGTCTTCCCCGGCCTGGCGGTAGCCTTCCTCCTCTCGGGATCCCTGGTCCTGGGCGGGGCCGTCGCGGGGGTGACCACGGCCGTCCTCGTGGCCCTGCTGAGCCAGAACCGGCGCCTGAAGGAGGACTCGGTCATCGGGGTCCTCTTCGTGGGGGCCTTCGCCCTGGGGGTGGTCGTTATCTCCCGGGCGCCGGGCTACGCCGGAAGCCTCCAGGACTTCCTGTTCGGCTCCATCACCGGCGTGCCGGCCAGCGACGTGCCGGTGGCGCTCGCGGGCGGGGCGGTGGTGCTGGCAATGGTGGCGGCCCCCCACCCCCAGATCGTGGCCGTGAGCCTGGACCGGGAGACGGCTCGCGCGGCCGGGCTGCCGGTCCTCCTCCTGGACGTGCTGCTCTCCGTGGCCGTGAGCCTGGCGGTGGTCATCTCCGTGCAGACCATTGGCAACGTGCTGGTCCTGGCCCTCCTGGTCACCCCGGCTACCACTGCCCGGCTGCTGACCGACCGCCTGGGTACCATGATGTGGCTGGGGCCGCTCGTGGGGGCGCTGGCGAGCGTGGTGGGGCTCTACCTGTCCTGGTCCATTGACCTGCCGACCGGGGGGACGATCGTCCTGGTCCTCACGGCCGGGTTCGTGGCCGCCTGGCTGGTCGCTCCTCGTCACGGGCTCCTGGCGCGCAGGCGGGTGGGTCGCTAG
- a CDS encoding anchored repeat-type ABC transporter ATP-binding subunit: MSPRPPALSVSGLAVDLGGRRVLSDVDLTVGAGELVGLIGPNGAGKTTLLRAVLGLVRRRAGAVTVCGHPVDSRRIGYVPQRHEFAWDFPVSVRDAVLSGLTGSLGWLRRPRLEHQRAVEQALVRAGMDDLATRPVGELSGGQRQRVLVARALALRPELLLLDEPFTGLDMPTQEVLTDLFRTLVGEGEALLMTTHDLVAARSECDRLVLVNRTVIASGTPAALSDPDPWIRTFQVRPGNPLLAALGLGRQTRGQDAAAPDPAPGTATDVALEPATSPTPALTS, encoded by the coding sequence GTGAGCCCCCGTCCACCGGCCCTGAGCGTCAGCGGCCTGGCCGTGGACCTCGGTGGCCGCCGGGTGCTCAGTGACGTGGACCTCACGGTGGGTGCCGGGGAGCTCGTCGGCCTCATCGGCCCCAACGGCGCCGGGAAGACCACCCTCCTGCGCGCCGTCCTGGGGCTGGTCCGCCGTCGGGCCGGGGCGGTCACGGTCTGCGGGCACCCGGTGGACTCCCGCCGGATCGGCTACGTCCCCCAGCGCCACGAGTTCGCCTGGGACTTCCCCGTCAGCGTGCGCGACGCCGTCCTGAGCGGCCTGACCGGCTCACTGGGGTGGCTGCGCCGCCCCCGCCTGGAGCACCAGCGCGCCGTCGAGCAGGCCCTGGTCCGCGCCGGCATGGACGACCTGGCCACCCGGCCCGTGGGCGAGCTCTCCGGCGGCCAGCGCCAGCGGGTCCTGGTGGCCCGCGCCCTGGCCCTGCGTCCCGAGCTCCTCCTCCTGGACGAGCCCTTCACCGGCCTGGACATGCCCACCCAGGAGGTGCTCACCGACCTGTTCCGCACCCTGGTCGGCGAGGGTGAGGCCCTGCTCATGACCACCCACGACCTGGTGGCCGCCCGCTCCGAGTGCGACCGCCTCGTCCTGGTCAACCGCACGGTCATCGCCTCAGGCACCCCCGCCGCCCTGTCCGACCCCGACCCGTGGATCCGCACCTTCCAGGTCCGCCCCGGCAACCCCCTCCTGGCCGCCCTGGGGCTGGGGCGCCAGACCCGTGGGCAGGACGCCGCGGCCCCTGACCCGGCCCCCGGCACCGCCACCGACGTCGCCCTCGAGCCGGCCACCAGCCCCACCCCCGCCCTGACCAGCTGA
- a CDS encoding choice-of-anchor M domain-containing protein: MRPCHTRLRPRRLAIVLALLATVLGSGTAGAAPTPPPDDPALAQSVAPDEAAASGPAVIDVGHVDVGPRVVDGQWQVMARDDSGPAPVWRDPAQTVLHVTDAALMDAPTDPAYDFMGGRAGERWYVVPQTQNPDVVWLGWNTQDPGVTRTVQRGATMSIGPVSGPGRAWMFLQNGTFGKPLPLMDSQTGAPQDVWVDVNTHVHANWVFSAPGTYLARLTFSADTLDGRHVSATTVLRFAVGSATSTQDALALDASAVLDAGAAGATPSTPATTQDASPAPGSGSRATLLVGGGVVVLVLVGGAWILLRARATARERARAQAEVRADREVRTGVGPTAEGPTGTAQPRGGRE, from the coding sequence ATGCGACCGTGTCATACCCGCCTGCGCCCTCGGCGCCTGGCCATCGTCCTGGCCCTCCTGGCCACCGTCCTGGGCTCGGGCACGGCGGGGGCCGCCCCCACCCCGCCCCCGGACGACCCCGCCCTGGCCCAGAGCGTCGCCCCTGACGAGGCCGCCGCCAGCGGCCCCGCCGTCATCGACGTCGGCCACGTGGACGTCGGCCCGCGCGTGGTGGACGGCCAGTGGCAGGTCATGGCCCGTGACGACTCCGGTCCCGCCCCGGTGTGGCGCGACCCCGCCCAGACCGTCCTGCACGTCACCGACGCCGCCCTCATGGACGCACCCACCGACCCCGCCTACGACTTCATGGGCGGCAGGGCCGGTGAACGCTGGTACGTCGTCCCCCAGACCCAGAACCCCGACGTCGTCTGGCTGGGCTGGAACACCCAGGACCCCGGCGTCACCCGGACCGTGCAGCGGGGCGCCACCATGAGCATCGGCCCCGTCAGCGGCCCCGGGCGCGCCTGGATGTTCCTCCAGAACGGCACCTTCGGCAAGCCCCTGCCCCTCATGGACTCCCAGACAGGGGCGCCCCAGGACGTGTGGGTGGACGTCAACACCCACGTCCACGCCAACTGGGTCTTCAGCGCTCCCGGCACCTACCTCGCCCGCCTCACCTTCAGCGCGGACACGCTCGACGGCAGGCACGTGAGCGCCACCACTGTCCTGCGCTTCGCCGTAGGCAGCGCCACCTCCACCCAGGACGCCCTGGCCCTGGACGCCTCCGCGGTCCTGGACGCCGGTGCTGCGGGGGCGACCCCCAGCACCCCGGCCACCACGCAGGACGCCTCCCCGGCCCCCGGGTCCGGTAGCCGAGCCACCCTGCTCGTAGGCGGCGGGGTCGTGGTCCTGGTCCTGGTCGGTGGCGCCTGGATCCTCCTGCGGGCCCGGGCCACCGCCCGCGAGCGCGCCCGGGCCCAGGCCGAGGTGCGTGCTGACCGGGAGGTGCGGACCGGCGTCGGGCCCACGGCCGAGGGACCCACCGGGACCGCCCAGCCCCGGGGAGGGCGGGAGTGA